The Salvia miltiorrhiza cultivar Shanhuang (shh) chromosome 1, IMPLAD_Smil_shh, whole genome shotgun sequence genome has a window encoding:
- the LOC131006108 gene encoding putative late blight resistance protein homolog R1C-3 — translation MTAYGALNSLRNTIDYILHSFHFSLVHLSRSIISFAYEELQPLQEILEKLDSTRTSKSRKKVNALDGRIRELIWEFQHLLESLLSQQILSQADQVYDEMKERVSEFQGERIRFSIDMQFLQHEVLSFIERLKDLEEEYIYEVDNMPEDEDEDDDEQSIVSSRSETKSKMIGLSDQVQQLKVDIMEGYGRISNGSTVVVGAAGIGKTALAEAVFEDPEILSHIEHRAWVRVGRKSRFDEVSRGILAQMFGITQGDGELGAYLEERLQGEKCLIVLDDVWETQILDSLFSSMKNIDNGSIHILVTTRDMHSIDPTFSFRLCNIALVCFLNEEESKELLCEKVFGEKECPFQLDKAATKIAKICEGLPLTIVTVADILSKAQNTDPKYWDDVAEMRNSVFTDVYNQISKVLFPSYEYLPQYLKMPFLYMAVFPPDYDIPHSKITNMLATEGWFHRGNVWDCLNELCSYRNLALFNRRSIFTFPWSVPFREFKTYRLHSSWRYVCRVEAQKKKFYHILKKLVEGLEDGVKGQHCLCLENNLLFGIKEFRQSVRLNCATSTHSLLFFGTYHQYPIPIGDDFKLLGKLDALNLRLYTFPSEILTLVLLKYLALTCNGELPTTISKLFNLQVLIIHPHSNIRICGVPSYVPIQIWDMKELKHIEILGKSLVAPCRPASLEKLSTLVGVNASICTILEFSRKVPWITKLGVQIELTPYDDHNDLLSCFGCVSTHENLKILKCSIINPVVKYDYAFPSSFMLPPWLKKLHLSGMGFSWEFMDVIGSLPFLKVLKLRAYAFRGPKWEAREGSFAKLKFLLIEDSDLVQWKPTSGSFRKLTFLSMKHCYKLQEIHWLPHLRTATIELVNCNPVALSCVEQLQPGTNNFINVTATSSFDEKPITISFIRYGPEFEFESD, via the exons CTCGAAGCATCATAAGCTTTGCCTACGAGGAGTTGCAGCCGTTGCAAGAAATTCTTGAAAAATTGGACAGCACGAGGACAAGCAAGAGCAGGAAGAAGGTGAATGCTTTGGATGGAAGAATCAGAGAGTTGATTTGGGAATTCCAACACTTGCTGGAATCCCTTCTCTCGCAACAGATTCTTTCGCAGGCAGACCAAGTATATGAtgaaatgaaagagagagtatcTGAATTCCAAGGTGAGAGAATAAGATTCTCCATTGATATGCAATTCCTACAACATGAGGTTCTTTCCTTCATCGAGAGGCTCAAGGATTTGGAGGAGGAATACATTTATGAAGTAGACAATATgcctgaagatgaagatgaagacgaCGACGAACAATCTATTGTTTCCTCAAGAAGTGAGACCAAGTCAAAGATGATTGGATTGTCGGATCAAGTCCAACAACTCAAAGTGGATATTATGGAAGGTTATGGGAGGATTTCCAACGGTAGCACCGTAGTTGTTGGAGCTGCAGGCATTGGGAAGACTGCTCTTGCTGAGGCAGTTTTTGAAGATCCTGAAATCTTGAGCCATATTGAGCATCGTGCGTGGGTTAGAGTAGGCAGAAAATCTCGATTCGATGAAGTCTCACGAGGCATTCTAGCTCAAATGTTTGGAATCACACAAGGAGATGGCGAATTAGGTGCCTACTTGGAAGAAAGATTGCAGGGGGAAAAATGTCTGATTGTGCTCGACGATGTGTGGGAGACACAGATATTGGATTCATTGTTCAGTTCCATGAAGAACATTGACAATGGATCAATTCATATCTTGGTTACTACTCGAGATATGCACTCAATTGATCCAACATTTAGTTTTAGACTCTGTAATATTGCGTTGGTGTGCTTTTTGAATGAAGAAGAAAGTAAGGAGCTGCTGTGTGAGAAGGTGTTTGGTGAAAAGGAATGTCCTTTTCAACTTGACAAAGCTGCTACCAAAATTGCCAAGATTTGTGAAGGTCTTCCTCTCACGATAGTCACAGTGGCTGACATCCTATCAAAAGCCCAGAATACGGACCCCAAATACTGGGACGATGTAGCAGAAATGCGAAATTCAGTCTTCACCGATGTATATAATCAGATATCAAAGGTACTTTTCCCAAGTTATGAATACTTACCTCAATATCTTAAGATGCCTTTTCTGTATATGGCAGTCTTCCCTCCAGATTATGACATCCCTCATTCCAAGATCACTAATATGTTGGCTACAGAGGGCTGGTTTCACAGAGGTAATGTCTGGGATTGTTTGAACGAACTTTGTTCTTACAGGAATCTTGCTTTATTCAACCGAAGAAGCATTTTTACTTTCCCTTGGAGTGTTCCTTTTCGCGAGTTTAAAACTTACCGGCTTCATTCTTCATGGCGATATGTGTGCAGAGTAGAGGCGCAAAAGAAAAAGTTTTatcatatattaaaaaaactTGTTGAAGGCTTAGAAGATGGTGTAAAAGGTCAGCATTGTTTGTGTCTTGAAAATAACCTTTTATTTGGCATCAAAGAGTTTAGGCAGTCTGTGAGATTGAACTGTGCAACCTCTACgcattctcttcttttttttggtaCATACCACCAATATCCAATCCCAATAGGTGACGATTTCAAGTTGCTTGGGAAACTAGATGCTCTTAATTTACGTTTGTACACTTTCCCATCAGAAATTCTTACACTAGTTCTACTAAAGTACCTTGCTCTAACTTGCAATGGAGAACTCCCTACAACCATATCCAAACTTTTCAACCTTCAAGTGTTGATTATCCATCCTCATAGCAACATTAGGATTTGTGGAGTTCCATCATATGTACCAATACAAATTTGGGATATGAAAGAGTTAAAGCATATTGAGATATTGGGAAAAAGCCTTGTAGCTCCATGTCGTCCTGCTTCTTTAGAAAAGCTCTCAACACTTGTAGGTGTGAATGCCAGCATTTGTACTATCTTGGAATTCTCTCGAAAAGTTCCTTGGATTACGAAATTAGGAGTTCAGATCGAGCTAACGCCTTATGATGACCATAATGACCTTTTAAGTTGCTTTGGCTGTGTTTCAACACATGAAAATTTGAAGATACTGAAATGTAGTATCATAAATCCTGTGGTTAAGTACGATTATGCTTTTCCTAGTTCATTTATGTTGCCACCTTGGTTGAAAAAGTTACATTTGAGTGGCATGGGTTTTTCCTGGGAATTCATGGATGTGATTGGCTCTTTGCCATTTCTTAAAGTGCTCAAATTGCGAGCCTACGCCTTTCGGGGTCCAAAGTGGGAAGCGCGAGAGGGAAGCTTTGCGAAACTTAAGTTTCTTCTAATTGAAGACAGTGATTTGGTGCAATGGAAACCAACATCTGGAAGCTTCCGGAAACTTACCTTCCTAAGTATGAAACATTGCTACAAACTACAAGAGATCCACTGGCTGCCTCATTTAAGAACCGCAACGATTGAATTAGTGAATTGCAATCCTGTAGCCTTGAGTTGTGTCGAGCAATTACAACCGGGTACAAATAATTTCATCAATGTCACTGCCACTTCTTCTTTTGACGAGAAACCCATTACCATCAGTTTTATAAG GTATGGGCCTGAGTTTGAGTTTGAGTCTGACTAA
- the LOC131013043 gene encoding putative late blight resistance protein homolog R1A-10, with protein sequence MTAYGAANSVGNTIDYILHSSHFSLIGLDRDTLQILQIANDQLEYLQNVLERLDRTSKSKSRKKVNGLDGRIKEMIWEFQDLLETLLYQQILPQLRADHLYEEMKDRARGEPPEKQAITASVWSSTEPRSKPVEVGLLTSGLSQPQFLSEVGLRESDSHERFSIDLKSLQRHVPSFSSRLEDMAKEYSYEVYNMPEDDDDVDESISSRSGTKSKMVGLSDQFQHLKREFMGSDGSYNYIALLGTAGVGKTALAEALFEDPEILSRFEHRVWVTVGRKSQYDGVWQVIQAQLCGITHSEERLKGEKCLIVLDDVWERQTLDSLISSLLKKFGRSIHILVTTRDRNVTFSKMDWPTSTIVVRFLNEEESKELLCEKVFGEKDCPFKLDKAVTKIAKICEGLPLTIVTVADILSKAQNTDAEYWDDVAEMRNSVFTDAYDEISKVLFPSYEYLPQYLKMTFLYLGVFPPDYDIPLSKLMNMLGTESWFRNPIKKQSLNDSVWVCLNELCTYRSLALSKRRSIFSFLLSFPYREFKTCRLHSSWRYVCRREARKNKFYHVLKKLVDGLEDGVKGQHCLCLENNLLFGIKEFCSYVRLNCASSTRSLFFFGPYHKYPIPIGDDFKLLGKLDALKLRLYTFPSEILALVLLKYLALTCNGELPPTISKLFNLRVLIIHPHRNIRICRAPSYVPIQIWDMQELEHIEILGRNLVAPYRSTSLEKLSTLVGVNANICTISELVGLVPCIRKLAVQIELMPCDDQNDFLSCFGCISTLGSLRILKFSILNPMVKYDHACRSSLMMLPRGLEKLHLSGMDFPWEYMDVIGSLQHLEVLKLRAYAFRGSKWEAQEGSFMNLKFLLIEDSDLVQWKPRSGSFPNLMYLSMKHCYKLEEIHWPSNYPSGTIELVNCNHVALACAKQLQPSADTRVDVIASFSFDAEKPITIKFTRPEA encoded by the exons ATGACGGCATATGGTGCAGCAAATTCTGTGGGGAATACAATTGATTATATTCTCCATTCCTCTCATTTTAGCCTCATTGGTCTCGATCGAGATACCTTACAAATCTTACAAATCGCTAACGATCAGTTGGAGTACCTACAAAACGTTCTGGAAAGATTGGACAGGACAAGCAAAAGCAAGAGCAGGAAGAAGGTGAATGGTTTGGATGGAAGAATCAAAGAGATGATTTGGGAATTCCAAGACTTATTGGAAACTCTTCTCTACCAACAGATTCTTCCACAACTTCGTGCAGACCATCTATATGAAGAAATGAAAGACAGAGCACGGGGCGAGCCGCCCGAGAAGCAAGCTATTACAGCGAGCGTCTGGAGCAGTACGGAGCCGAGGAGCAAGCCAGTGGAAGTCGGCTTATTGACATCTGGTCTCTCACAACCACAGTTTCTAAGTGAAGTGGGGTTGAGAGAATCAGATTCTCATGAGAGATTCTCCATTGATCTGAAATCCCTACAACGTCATGTGCCTTCCTTCAGCTCCAGGCTCGAGGATATGGCGAAAGAATACAGTTATGAAGTGTACAATATGCCTGAAGACGACGACGACGTGGACGAATCTATTTCCTCAAGAAGTGGGACCAAGTCCAAGATGGTTGGATTATCGGATCAATTCCAACATCTGAAAAGGGAATTTATGGGAAGTGATGGCAGTTACAATTACATCGCACTTCTTGGAACTGCAGGCGTCGGGAAGACTGCTCTTGCTGAGGCACTTTTTGAGGATCCAGAAATCCTGAGTCGTTTTGAGCATCGCGTGTGGGTTACAGTAGGCAGAAAATCTCAATATGATGGAGTCTGGCAAGTCATTCAAGCTCAATTGTGTGGAATCACACACTCGGAAGAAAGATTGAAGGGCGAGAAATGCCTCATTGTGCTCGATGATGTGTGGGAGAGACAAACATTGGATTCCTTGATAAGTTCCTTACTGAAGAAATTTGGTAGATCAATTCATATCTTGGTTACTACTCGAGACCGAAACGTAACTTTCTCAAAAATGGATTGGCCTACTTCTACAATAGTGGTGCGGTTTTTGAATGAAGAAGAAAGTAAGGAGCTACTATGCGAGAAGGTGTTTGGTGAAAAGGATTGCCCTTTCAAGCTTGACAAGGCCGTTACCAAAATTGCCAAGATTTGTGAAGGTCTTCCTCTCACGATAGTCACAGTGGCTGACATCCTATCAAAAGCACAGAATACAGATGCAGAATACTGGGACGATGTAGCAGAAATGCGAAATTCAGTCTTCACTGATGCATACGATGAGATATCAAAGGTACTTTTCCCAAGTTACGAATACTTACCTCAATATCTTAAAATGACTTTTCTGTATCTGGGAGTCTTCCCTCCAGATTATGACATCCCTCTTTCCAAGCTCATGAATATGTTGGGTACTGAGAGTTGGTTTCGTAACCCCATCAAAAAACAATCTTTGAATGATTCTGTCTGGGTATGTTTGAACGAGCTTTGCACTTATAGGAGTCTTGCTTTATCCAAACGAAGAAGCATTTTTAGTTTCCTATTGAGTTTTCCTTATCGCGAGTTTAAAACTTGTCGGCTTCATTCTTCGTGGAGGTATGTGTGTAGACGAGAGGCCCGGAAGAACAAGTTTTATCATGTCTTAAAAAAGCTTGTTGATGGCTTAGAAGATGGTGTAAAAGGTCAGCATTGCTTGTGTCTTGAAAATAATCTTCTATTTGGCATCAAAGAATTTTGCAGCTATGTGAGATTGAATTGTGCATCCTCTACacgttctctctttttttttggtcCTTACCACAAATACCCAATACCAATAGGTGACGATTTCAAGTTGCTTGGGAAACTAGATGCTCTTAAACTTCGTTTGTACACTTTCCCATCAGAAATTCTGGCACTAGTCCTACTCAAGTACCTTGCTCTAACTTGCAATGGAGAACTCCCTCCAACCATATCCAAACTTTTCAACCTTCGAGTCTTGATTATTCATCCACATAGAAACATTAGAATTTGTAGAGCTCCATCATATGTACCAATCCAAATATGGGATATGCAAGAGTTAGAGCATATTGAGATATTGGGGAGGAACCTTGTAGCTCCATATCGTTCTACTTCTTTGGAAAAGCTCTCAACACTTGTAGGTGTGAATGCCAACATTTGTACTATCTCGGAACTCGTCGGACTAGTTCCTTGCATAAGAAAATTAGCAGTACAGATCGAGCTGATGCCTTGTGATGACCAAAATGACTTTTTAAGTTGCTTTGGTTGTATTTCAACACTTGGAAGTTTGAGGATACTGAAATTTAGTATCTTAAATCCTATGGTCAAGTACGATCACGCGTGTCGTAGTTCATTGATGATGTTGCCACGGGGATTGGAAAAGTTACATTTGAGTGGCATGGATTTTCCTTGGGAATACATGGATGTAATTGGCTCTTTGCAACATCTTGAAGTGCTCAAATTGCGAGCATACGCCTTTCGGGGTTCAAAGTGGGAAGCGCAAGAGGGAAGTTTTATGAATCTTAAGTTTCTTCTAATTGAAGACAGTGATTTGGTGCAATGGAAACCAAGATCTGGAAGCTTCCCTAATCTTATGTACCTAAGCATGAAACATTGCTACAAACTAGAAGAGATCCACTGGCCGTCTAATTATCCATCCGGAACTATTGAATTAGTGAACTGCAATCACGTAGCTTTGGCTTGTGCCAAGCAATTGCAACCGAGTGCAGATACTCGCGTTGATGTTATTGCCTCCTTTTCCTTTGACGCCGAGAAACCCATTACAATCAAGTTTACAAG GCCAGAAGCATGA